The following are encoded together in the Brassica napus cultivar Da-Ae chromosome A9, Da-Ae, whole genome shotgun sequence genome:
- the LOC106387814 gene encoding uncharacterized protein LOC106387814 isoform X3 — translation MGDSVPLKLALPELKYPIGSQPKEKSAINQYSGSDYISIVKSILKPDEMIRVRGSFLGPVMKLSERGLKLSAKIVYAILTRSIVSVKENEAWFHFGAQPMRFSIREFHMMTGLKCSGALEGPRRETERFNWELLKGRSHKLSDVVDQLRNTREDASEERICLAMLILVESILLRKSKGGSFPLEYAKNAQDMTYPWGKEAYIVLLKSIQNAVANHLENKSKFELQGYPLVFLLWILESIPLLRNKFSKCVPTVEVPGPTYLCEKYTEIENPSLDRVLQVEADTKLKVHCILPSIPHDPEDDISIEDKYSDELETVKDVTKKGYKITADDWENRCVDTFDTLDALIQMMANKETGQASTPIDEDSVNEKVNRIITVMEENLKSMKDRMSLLEEENIHLRARVSELEGNSNVFPTNVTQKRSSGTPLSPMSHTQPSSGTPLSPMSHTQPSSETPLSPMSQQPNLTHEETMIESAASPKSQQNEDYTQSSSETPLSPMSQQPNLTNEDTMNESDDETPALDTQVFSPNLTKEKETETSTGERPSNPNQDGKPDDEIVIESPAAQTQVLQKETLEMNETPSSPISPKSIEAQVFTPIQKQQTVTEETYEATQPLTEIISANNKKEDTHAVHYRPSSPLSSLIALVIEENKNALSETETATQYFSTSEGEHSQSSRKNQAEEYLKDTTEPTTELVSTDVSKTQPLTPQTQHLQTSEGDQSDETPSEQNQAEENLKDTTEPTTELVSTYVSKMPPITQQTEHLQTSAIDFSEKNEVEVSRLLAHFQIGAEVEILSTDDEIWYPGKVVDLKLCEGLEELTVEYTTLFTDQHRLQKLQDTITADKIRPATPTSDQKSFEMMDKVEAFYNNGWSSGQISMVLGDNTYSVCLYTSMETILFKHSDLRIHREWKDGVWKMADKVKPDKKRKAAASSQNSGMDNVFLRRSERVPKRSRDTKTPFKSDRNPALTVIPEIIPAVDPFSTPAEHKLSRLQNWMTLKPGMHETSLSINDNKIRKSFFQSMENAKKDLKKEHIDGAFAMLNCRRNENAAWFHNYKIPKACFLPMEFLHCLLSDDLAYKKEKVKGKKIFNDLFKDTVRGKVYPEKTWGEDVDVVYGITLGKKSNVWIGMEIHLKKKRITVYDCFQKESNSIDIPQVKKLAVLISNLLVESSGDEVDKVKMIPFEIEQAQGLPKTKHPFNCGIFLVKILECQSLKIGDMTKINDDNALELRRTLSCEIFNQFVDESFGK, via the exons atgggAGATTCAGTACCTCTAAAACTAGCACTGCCAGAGCTGAAGTATCCTATTGGTTCACAGCCAAAAGAAAAGTCAGCAATCAACCAATACTCTGGTTCAGATTATATCTCTATTGTCAAAAGCATCCTAAAACCAGATGAGATGATAAGAGTCCGAGGATCATTTCTGGGACCTGTAATGAAGCTCAGTGAGAGAGGATTGAAGTTATCAGCAAAGATAGTCTACGCCATTCTCACTAGAAGCATCGTTTCTGTCAAGGAGAATGAAGCCTGGTTCCATTTCGGTGCGCAGCCAATGAGGTTCTCTATAAGAGAATTTCATATGATGACAGGCTTGAAATGTAGTGGTGCATTAGAAGGACCACGAAGGGAAACCGAGAGATTTAATTGGGAATTGCTAAAGGGGCGTAGTCATAAGTTAAGTGACGTGGTGGACCAGCtcagaaacacaagagaagatgcTTCTGAGGAGAGAATATGCCTCGCAATGCTCATCCTGGTAGAGAGCATATTATTGCGGAAGAGCAAAGGAGGGAGTTTTCCTTTGGAATATGCGAAAAATGCACAGGATATGACATATCCATGGGGAAAAGAGGCTTACATTGTGCTCCTGAAGTCAATTCAAAACGCTGTCGCGAATCATTTGGAGAATAAATCCAAATTTGagttgcaaggttatcctctagTATTCCTTCTTTGGATACTAGAGTCGATTCCTTTGCTAAGGAATAAGTTCAGTAAGTGTGTACCAACAGTTGAGGTTCCTGGGCCGACTTACTTGTGTGAAAAATACACTGAGATAGAGAATCCATCACTTGATAGGGTTTTACAGGTTGAAGCTGATACAAAG CTGAAGGTCCATTGCATACTACCTTCTATTCCTCATGATCCAGAAGATGATATCTCCATTGAAGACAAATATAGTGACGAGTTGGaaacagtgaaagatgtaaCAAAGAAAGGGTACAAGATTACAGCCGATGACTGGGAAAATAGGTGTGTAGACACATTTGACACATTGGATGCTCTTATTCAAATGATGGCAAATAAGGAGACTGGCCAAGCTTCTACTCCGATTGATGAGGATTCAGtaaatgaaaaagtgaacaggatCATCACGGTAATGGAGGAGAATCTGAAGAGCATGAAGGATCGAATGTCATTActggaagaagaaaacatacaTCTTAGAGCTCGTGTGTCAGAGTTGGAAGGAAACAGCAATGTTTTTCCCACTAACGTGACACAAAAG CGATCCAGTGGgacacctttatctccaatgtctcacaCGCAACCATCCAGTGGgacacctttatctccaatgtctcacacgcaaccatcgagtgagacacctttatctccaatgtctcaacagcctaatttgacacatgag GAGACAATGATTGAATCAGCTGCATCTCCAAAGTCTCAACAAAATGAG GATTACACGCAATCATCGAGTGAGacgcctttatctccaatgtctcaacagcctaatttgacaaatgag GACACAATGAATGAATCAGATGATGAAACTCCTGCCCTTGATACTCAAGTATTCTCTCCTAATCTGACaaaagag AAAGAAACAGAAACGTCTACCGGTGAGAGGCCATCCAATCCTAATCAAGATGGAAAACCAGATGATGAG ATTGTGATTGAGTCACCTGCTGCTCAGACTCAAGTTTTGCAAAAAGAAACACTGGAAATGAATGagacaccttcttctccaatatCTCCAAAGAGTATTGAGGCTCAAGTTTTTACTCCAATTCAGAAACAGCAg aCGGTAACAGAGGAAACGTATGAGGCTACACAGCCATTGACTGAGATCATTTCAGCAAACAATAAAAAG GAGGATACACATGCTGTGCATTACAGACCTTCCTCTCCATTGTCTTCACTAATTGCACTAGTtattgaagaaaataagaatgctttg AGTGAGACAGAAACTGCGACCCAATATTTTTCTACAAGTGAAGGAGAGCATTCACAATCAAGCAGAAAGAATCAAGCGGAAGAATATCTCAAGGATACTACAGAACCTACTACTGAGCTAGTTTCCACAGATGTTTCGAAGACACAGCCTCTTACTCCGCAAACACAGCACCTTCAGACAAGTGAGGGAGATCAATCCGATGAGACACCATCAGAGCAGAATCAAGCAGAAGAAAATCTCAAGGATACTACAGAACCTACTACTGAGCTAGTTTCCACATATGTTTCGAAGATGCCGCCTATTACTCAGCAAACAGAGCATCTTCAGACAAGTGCTAtagatttttcagaaaaaaacgaG GTTGAAGTAAGCAGGCTTCTAGCTCACTTTCAAATAGGCGCAGAGGTTGAAATTTTGTCTACTGATGACGAAATATGGTATCCAGGAAAGGTTGTTGATCTTAAACTGTGTGAAGGACTAGAGGAGCTGACAGTTGAGTACACGACACTCTTCACAGACCAACATAGACTTCAGAAACTTCAGGATACTATCACGGCTGACAAAATACGTCCTGCAACACCAACTAGTGACCAAAAATCCTTTGAGATGATGGATAAGGTAGAAGCCTTCTACAACAATGGCTGGAGCAGCGGACAAATTAGCATGGTACTTGGTGATAACACATACTCGGTGTGTCTCTATACTTCTATGGAAACTATTCTATTCAAACATTCAGATTTGCGAATTCATAGAGAATGGAAAGATGGAGTCTGGAAGATGGCAGATAAG GTGAAGCCTGATAAGAAAAGGAAAGCTGCTGCCTCATCACAAAATTCAGGAATGgataatgttttcctaagaagGAGCGAGAGGGTGCCTAAACGATCTAGAGACACAAAAACTCCATTCAAGTCTGACAGAAATCCGGCTTTAACTGTAATACCTGAGATTATACCTGCAGTTGATCCGTTTTCAACTCCTGCGGAACATAAGCTTTCAAGGCTTCAAAATTGGATGACATTAAAGCCCGGCATGCATGAAAC GTCCCTATCAATCAATGATAATAAGATAAGGAAATCTTTCTTTCAAAGCATGGAAAATGCAAAAAAGGACCTTAAGAAAGAG cacatTGATGGAGCCTTTGCAATGCTAAATTGCAGAAGAAATGAGAATGCTGCTTGGTTCCACAACTACAAGATTCCAAAGGCGTGCTTCCTACCTATGGAGTTCTTGCATTGCTTGCTCTCTGATGATTTGGCttacaagaaagaaaaggtcaaaggtaaaaagattttcaacgatttatttaaagatactGTGAGAGGGAAGGTATATCCAGAGAAGACATGGGGAGAAGATGTTGATGTTGTGTATGGGATTACTCTTGGAAAAAAAAGCAATGTCTGGATTGGGATGGAAattcatttgaagaagaaaagaatcacaGTATATGATTGTTTTCAAAAGGAAAGCAACAGCATTGATATTCCTCAAGTGAAAAAGTTGGCAG TGTTGATTTCTAATCTGCTGGTGGAATCTTCTGGTGATGAGGTAGATAAGGTGAAGATGATTCCATTTGAGATTGAGCAGGCACAAGGTTTACCCAAGACAAAACATCCTTTCAACTGTGGGATATTTCTTGTCAAGATTCTGGAGTGCCAGTCATTGAAGATAGGAGACATGACAAAGATTAATGATGACAATGCATTGGAGCTAAGGAGAACCTTGTCTTGTGAGATCTTCAACCAATTTGTGGATGAGAGCTTTGGGAAATGA
- the LOC106387814 gene encoding uncharacterized protein LOC106387814 isoform X2 yields the protein MGDSVPLKLALPELKYPIGSQPKEKSAINQYSGSDYISIVKSILKPDEMIRVRGSFLGPVMKLSERGLKLSAKIVYAILTRSIVSVKENEAWFHFGAQPMRFSIREFHMMTGLKCSGALEGPRRETERFNWELLKGRSHKLSDVVDQLRNTREDASEERICLAMLILVESILLRKSKGGSFPLEYAKNAQDMTYPWGKEAYIVLLKSIQNAVANHLENKSKFELQGYPLVFLLWILESIPLLRNKFSKCVPTVEVPGPTYLCEKYTEIENPSLDRVLQVEADTKLKVHCILPSIPHDPEDDISIEDKYSDELETVKDVTKKGYKITADDWENRCVDTFDTLDALIQMMANKETGQASTPIDEDSVNEKVNRIITVMEENLKSMKDRMSLLEEENIHLRARVSELEGNSNVFPTNVTQKRSSGTPLSPMSHTQPSSGTPLSPMSHTQPSSETPLSPMSQQPNLTHEETMIESAASPKSQQNEDYTQSSSETPLSPMSQQPNLTNEDTMNESDDETPALDTQVFSPNLTKERETQTSTDETPPKTNQGEGKPDDEIVIESPAAQTQVLQKETLEMNETPSSPISPKSIEAQVFTPIQKQQTVTEETYEATQPLTEIISANNKKEDTHAVHYRPSSPLSSLIALVIEENKNALSETETATQYFSTSEGEHSQSSRKNQAEEYLKDTTEPTTELVSTDVSKTQPLTPQTQHLQTSEGDQSDETPSEQNQAEENLKDTTEPTTELVSTYVSKMPPITQQTEHLQTSAIDFSEKNEVEVSRLLAHFQIGAEVEILSTDDEIWYPGKVVDLKLCEGLEELTVEYTTLFTDQHRLQKLQDTITADKIRPATPTSDQKSFEMMDKVEAFYNNGWSSGQISMVLGDNTYSVCLYTSMETILFKHSDLRIHREWKDGVWKMADKVKPDKKRKAAASSQNSGMDNVFLRRSERVPKRSRDTKTPFKSDRNPALTVIPEIIPAVDPFSTPAEHKLSRLQNWMTLKPGMHETSLSINDNKIRKSFFQSMENAKKDLKKEHIDGAFAMLNCRRNENAAWFHNYKIPKACFLPMEFLHCLLSDDLAYKKEKVKGKKIFNDLFKDTVRGKVYPEKTWGEDVDVVYGITLGKKSNVWIGMEIHLKKKRITVYDCFQKESNSIDIPQVKKLAVLISNLLVESSGDEVDKVKMIPFEIEQAQGLPKTKHPFNCGIFLVKILECQSLKIGDMTKINDDNALELRRTLSCEIFNQFVDESFGK from the exons atgggAGATTCAGTACCTCTAAAACTAGCACTGCCAGAGCTGAAGTATCCTATTGGTTCACAGCCAAAAGAAAAGTCAGCAATCAACCAATACTCTGGTTCAGATTATATCTCTATTGTCAAAAGCATCCTAAAACCAGATGAGATGATAAGAGTCCGAGGATCATTTCTGGGACCTGTAATGAAGCTCAGTGAGAGAGGATTGAAGTTATCAGCAAAGATAGTCTACGCCATTCTCACTAGAAGCATCGTTTCTGTCAAGGAGAATGAAGCCTGGTTCCATTTCGGTGCGCAGCCAATGAGGTTCTCTATAAGAGAATTTCATATGATGACAGGCTTGAAATGTAGTGGTGCATTAGAAGGACCACGAAGGGAAACCGAGAGATTTAATTGGGAATTGCTAAAGGGGCGTAGTCATAAGTTAAGTGACGTGGTGGACCAGCtcagaaacacaagagaagatgcTTCTGAGGAGAGAATATGCCTCGCAATGCTCATCCTGGTAGAGAGCATATTATTGCGGAAGAGCAAAGGAGGGAGTTTTCCTTTGGAATATGCGAAAAATGCACAGGATATGACATATCCATGGGGAAAAGAGGCTTACATTGTGCTCCTGAAGTCAATTCAAAACGCTGTCGCGAATCATTTGGAGAATAAATCCAAATTTGagttgcaaggttatcctctagTATTCCTTCTTTGGATACTAGAGTCGATTCCTTTGCTAAGGAATAAGTTCAGTAAGTGTGTACCAACAGTTGAGGTTCCTGGGCCGACTTACTTGTGTGAAAAATACACTGAGATAGAGAATCCATCACTTGATAGGGTTTTACAGGTTGAAGCTGATACAAAG CTGAAGGTCCATTGCATACTACCTTCTATTCCTCATGATCCAGAAGATGATATCTCCATTGAAGACAAATATAGTGACGAGTTGGaaacagtgaaagatgtaaCAAAGAAAGGGTACAAGATTACAGCCGATGACTGGGAAAATAGGTGTGTAGACACATTTGACACATTGGATGCTCTTATTCAAATGATGGCAAATAAGGAGACTGGCCAAGCTTCTACTCCGATTGATGAGGATTCAGtaaatgaaaaagtgaacaggatCATCACGGTAATGGAGGAGAATCTGAAGAGCATGAAGGATCGAATGTCATTActggaagaagaaaacatacaTCTTAGAGCTCGTGTGTCAGAGTTGGAAGGAAACAGCAATGTTTTTCCCACTAACGTGACACAAAAG CGATCCAGTGGgacacctttatctccaatgtctcacaCGCAACCATCCAGTGGgacacctttatctccaatgtctcacacgcaaccatcgagtgagacacctttatctccaatgtctcaacagcctaatttgacacatgag GAGACAATGATTGAATCAGCTGCATCTCCAAAGTCTCAACAAAATGAG GATTACACGCAATCATCGAGTGAGacgcctttatctccaatgtctcaacagcctaatttgacaaatgag GACACAATGAATGAATCAGATGATGAAACTCCTGCCCTTGATACTCAAGTATTCTCTCCTAATCTGACaaaagag AGGGAAACACAAACCTCTACTGATGAAACGCcacccaaaactaatcaaggagaaggaaaaccagatgatgag ATTGTGATTGAGTCACCTGCTGCTCAGACTCAAGTTTTGCAAAAAGAAACACTGGAAATGAATGagacaccttcttctccaatatCTCCAAAGAGTATTGAGGCTCAAGTTTTTACTCCAATTCAGAAACAGCAg aCGGTAACAGAGGAAACGTATGAGGCTACACAGCCATTGACTGAGATCATTTCAGCAAACAATAAAAAG GAGGATACACATGCTGTGCATTACAGACCTTCCTCTCCATTGTCTTCACTAATTGCACTAGTtattgaagaaaataagaatgctttg AGTGAGACAGAAACTGCGACCCAATATTTTTCTACAAGTGAAGGAGAGCATTCACAATCAAGCAGAAAGAATCAAGCGGAAGAATATCTCAAGGATACTACAGAACCTACTACTGAGCTAGTTTCCACAGATGTTTCGAAGACACAGCCTCTTACTCCGCAAACACAGCACCTTCAGACAAGTGAGGGAGATCAATCCGATGAGACACCATCAGAGCAGAATCAAGCAGAAGAAAATCTCAAGGATACTACAGAACCTACTACTGAGCTAGTTTCCACATATGTTTCGAAGATGCCGCCTATTACTCAGCAAACAGAGCATCTTCAGACAAGTGCTAtagatttttcagaaaaaaacgaG GTTGAAGTAAGCAGGCTTCTAGCTCACTTTCAAATAGGCGCAGAGGTTGAAATTTTGTCTACTGATGACGAAATATGGTATCCAGGAAAGGTTGTTGATCTTAAACTGTGTGAAGGACTAGAGGAGCTGACAGTTGAGTACACGACACTCTTCACAGACCAACATAGACTTCAGAAACTTCAGGATACTATCACGGCTGACAAAATACGTCCTGCAACACCAACTAGTGACCAAAAATCCTTTGAGATGATGGATAAGGTAGAAGCCTTCTACAACAATGGCTGGAGCAGCGGACAAATTAGCATGGTACTTGGTGATAACACATACTCGGTGTGTCTCTATACTTCTATGGAAACTATTCTATTCAAACATTCAGATTTGCGAATTCATAGAGAATGGAAAGATGGAGTCTGGAAGATGGCAGATAAG GTGAAGCCTGATAAGAAAAGGAAAGCTGCTGCCTCATCACAAAATTCAGGAATGgataatgttttcctaagaagGAGCGAGAGGGTGCCTAAACGATCTAGAGACACAAAAACTCCATTCAAGTCTGACAGAAATCCGGCTTTAACTGTAATACCTGAGATTATACCTGCAGTTGATCCGTTTTCAACTCCTGCGGAACATAAGCTTTCAAGGCTTCAAAATTGGATGACATTAAAGCCCGGCATGCATGAAAC GTCCCTATCAATCAATGATAATAAGATAAGGAAATCTTTCTTTCAAAGCATGGAAAATGCAAAAAAGGACCTTAAGAAAGAG cacatTGATGGAGCCTTTGCAATGCTAAATTGCAGAAGAAATGAGAATGCTGCTTGGTTCCACAACTACAAGATTCCAAAGGCGTGCTTCCTACCTATGGAGTTCTTGCATTGCTTGCTCTCTGATGATTTGGCttacaagaaagaaaaggtcaaaggtaaaaagattttcaacgatttatttaaagatactGTGAGAGGGAAGGTATATCCAGAGAAGACATGGGGAGAAGATGTTGATGTTGTGTATGGGATTACTCTTGGAAAAAAAAGCAATGTCTGGATTGGGATGGAAattcatttgaagaagaaaagaatcacaGTATATGATTGTTTTCAAAAGGAAAGCAACAGCATTGATATTCCTCAAGTGAAAAAGTTGGCAG TGTTGATTTCTAATCTGCTGGTGGAATCTTCTGGTGATGAGGTAGATAAGGTGAAGATGATTCCATTTGAGATTGAGCAGGCACAAGGTTTACCCAAGACAAAACATCCTTTCAACTGTGGGATATTTCTTGTCAAGATTCTGGAGTGCCAGTCATTGAAGATAGGAGACATGACAAAGATTAATGATGACAATGCATTGGAGCTAAGGAGAACCTTGTCTTGTGAGATCTTCAACCAATTTGTGGATGAGAGCTTTGGGAAATGA